A region of the Euzebya sp. genome:
GCCCGAAACCCCCCAGCCCGAGGCCGGCCAGGCGGCGGTCACCCAGACCGACGCCGACCAGCCGGACGGGCCCCGGAGGGACGACACCGAGCCGCTCGGCGGCCAGACGGTCCGCCTCGACCTCTCCGACGGGGCGGGCGCGCCCCTGGGTGAGCTGCCCGATGCCGCCTCGGAGGATGCCGCCTCGGACGATGCCACCCCGGACGATGCCGGCACCGATGACGCCGTCCACGAGGACGCGGCGCCCGATGACCCGGCGCGCGGGGGTGGGACCTGACGCTGCTAGCCTTCGCCGCCTGATGGCAGGTGCCGGCTCCGCACGGACCGCGGGCGGCGTGGACGCGCGGCCCGGGCCCGCCCGCTCCCGCGCACGCCGGGGTGACGGTGCCCGCCTGCGCCGAGAGATCCTGGACGCCACCACCCGGCTGCTGGTCGAGACCGGTGACGAGGGCGCGGTCAGCGTCCGCGCGGTCGCCGAGCGGGTCGGGGTGACCCCGCCGTCGATCTACCTCCACTTCGGGGACAAGGGCGAACTGATCTTCGAGTGCTGCCGGATGCTGATGGGACAGCTCGCCGTGCGGGTCACCGAGGCGGTGGAGGGGATCCGGGACCCCGTCGAGCGACTCCGCCTGGCCGCCCACACCTTCGTGACCTTCGGCATCGAGAACCCCGAGCCGTACCGCATCACGTTCATGTCGCCCCACCACGAGGTCCCCGACGACTTCGACATCGAGTCCTACGAGGGGACCCACGCGTTCCGCCTGCTCACCGACATGGTCGCCGACGTCCGGAGCCCCCGCGTGGCCCCCGCCGATCCGCCGCACGACGCGCCCCACCCGACGGACGAGATGTGGGCTATGGGGTTGCTCGCCGCCTTCCACGGCGTGACGTCCCTGATGGTCGCGAAGGCCGTCGAGCCGATCGACTTCCCCTGGCCCGAGGTCGGGCCGCTCGTCGACCACCTCCTCGACGTCCACCTCGCCGCCATGACCGCGGGGGCTGCGGGTGGGGTCGCGCCATGAGCGCCCCTCCGCGCGTGCTGCTCGTCGACAACTACGACAGCTTCACCTACAACATCGCCCAGGAGATGGGGGAGCTCGGCGCCGCGGTGGAGGTGGCGCGCCACGACGCGTTCACCCTCGACGACGTCGAGGCCGACGCGCCCGACGGGATCGTCATCTCACCCGGTCCCGGCGTCCCGGCCGACGCGGGGATCTCGAACGACGTGATCCGCCGGTTCGCGGGCGAGATCCCCCTCCTCGGCGTCTGCCTCGGCCACCAGTGCATCGCCGAGGTCTACGGCGCCACGATCGTCCCGGCGCCCGAGCTGGTCCACGGCAAGACCTCCGCGATCCACCACGACGCGCGCGGGGTGTTCAGCGGCCTCCCCCAGTCCTTCGACGCGACGCGGTACCACTCCCTCGTCGCGGACCCGGCCACGATCCCCGACGAGCTGGTCGTCACCGCGCGGACCGGTCCGGGTTCGGCCCACCCCGACCTCATCATGGGGGTGCGCCACGCGACCCTGCCGGTGGAGGGGGTCCAGTTCCACCCCGAATCGATCCTCACCCGCGTCGGGATGACCCTGCTCGGCAACTTCCTGGCGAGCCTGCCGGTCCGGATCGGCTGACCGACCGCTACTCCCCGGGCGGGGTCGGCGGGGTCGGCGGCTGGGCCGGACCGGGAGTGGGCGTCGGCGTCGGGGTGGGTGGCGGCGTCGGCGTCGGTTGCGCGGTCGGCGTCGGCTCGGGCTCGTCGGTCGGCTCGGGCTCGTCGGTCGGCTCGGGATCCGGCGGGGGGGTCTCGGTCGGCTCCGGCGTCGACAGCGTGATCGTGACCAGCGATCCGATCTCGACCGGCTCGCCGGCCTCGGGGTCGCTGCGGATCACCCGTCCCTCACCGACCTCGCTCGCGTCGGTCCGCACGTCGACCAGCGCGCACACCGGCTCGCCCGGCTCGCGGCCGCAGGCGTTCTCGATCTGCTCGCGGGCCACCTCGGCGGTCAGGTCGACGACGAAGGGCATCTGGAACGTCTGCTGCCCGGCGGAGACGACGAGCGTGACGCTGCTGCCCTCCTCCACCTGGCTGCCGGCGCCCGGCTGGGTGCGCAGCGCGAGCCCCTCCTCCACCTGGTCGTCCTCGTCGGTGATGACCTCCTCGACGACCAGGCCCGCGGCCTCGAGCGTCTCCTCCGCCTCCGCCTGGGTCAGGTCGGCGACGTTCGGGATCACGACCGTCCCACGACCCGAGGAGAGGGTGAGGGTCACCGTCGAGCCGGCGTCCACGGTGGTCCCCGGCGGCGGGTCGCTCGCGAGGACCGCCCCCGGCGGCGCCTCCGGGTCGGACTGCGCCGGCCCGAACGCCGGCTGCAGCCCGAGGTCGACCAGGATCTCCTGGGCCTGCTCCTGATCGATCCCGATGATGCTGGCGGGGATCTCGACCTGGGCGAGGTCCTCCTCGTCGCCGTCGGTCACCGTGGTGAACAGGTACACCGCGATGCCGACCAGCGCGAGGATCAGCACGACCAGGAAGGCGTAGGCGACGATCCGCCCGGTGTTCGGCCCCTCGTCGGCGTAGTAGCGCTCAGGCTCGGCGGTCGTGGTGGTCCGGGTGGCGACCAGCGTCGGGTCGTGCGGCGCGGCGGCACCGGCGGCCTGGCGCGGGATGGCCTGCGTCGCCGCGTACGCCGCGGTCGGGCTGGTGGACACCTGCTGGCCGGCGACGGCGCGGTGCAGGTCGTCGGCCATCTCCCGCCCGGTCTGGTAGCGCTGGGCCGGGTCCTTGGCGAGGGCCTTCAGGACCACGGCCTCGAGCTGCGGGGAGATCTCGGGGTTGATGCTGCGCGGCTGCGGCGGCGCCTCGCTGACGTGCTTGTAGGCCAGGGTCACCGCCGACTCGCCCGTGAACGGCTGCTGGCGGGTCAGCATCTCGAACAGCACGCAGCCGAGGGCGTAGATGTCGGTGCGCCCGTCGACGCGCTGGCCCTGCGCCTGCTCGGGCGCGACGTACGCGGCCGTGCCGAAGATCGACGACGTCTGCGTGATCGACTCGACGTTGACCGCGCGGGCGATCCCGAAGTCGGTGACCTTCACCCGCCCGTCGTCCCCGATCATGATGTTGCCTGGTTTGATGTCGCGGTGGACGATGCCGCGCTCGTGGGCGAAGTGCAGGGCCTGGGCGGCCTCCGCGGCGATCTCCGCGGCGCGTCGGGGCAGGACCCCCTCCCGCTTGAGGATCTCCCGCAGCGTCCGGCCGGCGATGTACTCCATCACGATGTAGGGACGGCCGGCGTCCGAGCCGGTGTCGTACACCCCGACGACGTTCGGGTGGTTGAGCGCGGCGGCGGACTGCGCCTCCCGCCGGAACCGCTCGACGAAGGAGTCGTCGCCGGCGTAGCGCTCGTGCAGCATCTTGATCGCGACCTGGCGATCGAGGACCTCGTCGTACGCCAGCTCGACGTCGGCCATCCCACCCTGGCCGAGCAGACCGCGCAGGACGTAGCGGCCGGCGACCACTCGCCGGTCCTGTCCGTCAGTCGTGCTCACAGCACCATGCCTTCCATCCACGAGCAGCTCGCCTAGGTGGCGAGCGCTGCTTCCAACACCGTACGGGCGATCGGCGCCGCCACGCCGCCACCGGTCCCGCTCTCACCCGCGTCGCCCCCGCCCTCGACCACGACGGCCACGGCCACCCGGGGTTCGTCCGCCGGCGCGAAGCCGATGAACCACGTGTCCGGCGGCTCGCCGTCGCCCTGCTCGGCGGTCCCCGTCTTGCCGGCCACCTGCACGCCGGGGACCTGGGCGTTCGAGCCGGTGCCGTCAGCGACGACGCCGACCATCATGTCCGTCAGCGCCTCCGCGGTCGCCGGGCTGATCGCCACACCCGATGCGCTGGCCTGCGTCGCCCGCGCCTCCGCGGGGTACTGGCGGACGGTGCGGCCCGCGAAGTCCTGCACCTCGGTCACCAGGCGGGGGCGCATCATCACCCCGTCGTTGCCGATCGCGGCGGCCACCAGGGCCATCTGCAACGGCGACACGCGGACGTCGCGCTGGCCGATCGCGCTCTGGGCCGTCTGCGGCGGGTCGAGCTCCTTCGGGATCCGGCTGGTGGCCGTCGGCAGGTCGAACTCGAGGTCGGCGTTCAGGCCGAACGCCTCCGCGGTCTCGATCAGGGCCTGCGCGCCGAGGTCCAGGCCGATCTGGCCGAAGGTCGTGTTGCACGAGACCTCGAGGGCCCGTCGGAGCGACACGGTCCGCCCGTCGCCGCACGACCGCCCGCGGGCGAAGTTCCCGATCTGGGCCTCGGTCTGGGGCAGGTCGAGGAAGGGCGGGTCCGGGTAGGTGTCGGCGGGCGTCACCCCGCGCTCGAGCGCCGCGGCGGCCGTGATCACCTTGAACGTCGATCCGGGCGCGTACAGCTCGCTGGTGGCGCGGTTGAGCCGCGGGTTCGACGGGTCCGCCTCGAGCGCCTCCCACGTCTCGCGGATCTGCGCGCCGTCGTGGCTCGACAGCAGGGTCGGGTCGTAGGAGGGACTCGACACCATCGCGAGGACGTCCCCGGTGCGGGGGTCGAGCGCGACGACCGCGCCGGTCTGGCCGGCCAGCGCCTGCGCCGCGGCGGCCTGCACCTGCGGGTCGATCGAGGTGACGACCGTGTCGCCCTGGCGCTCGCGGCCCTGCAGCGCGTCCCCCAGGTTGCGGAACAGCGCCTCGGGCGAGGAGCCCTGCAGGAAGTCGTTGTAGCGCTGCTCGAGCTGGCTGCGGCCGAAGATGAAGGAGTGGAAGCCGGTGACGTGCGCGTACAGCTCCGGCTCGGCGTACTCGCGCAGGAAGCGGAGCTGGTCGTCGGTCTCGCGGGAGCTGGCGATCGTCTGCTGGGCGCCGCCCCGCCCCACGGTGATCGACCCGCGTCGGATGTCGTACTCCGCCAGCAGCTGCCGGCGGTTCCGGGGATCCTCCGCCAGGTCGTCGGCGCGGATGACCTGCAACCAGTTGAGGTTGAGGAACAGCAGGCCGAAGAGGACGAACACGGTCCAGGCCGTGCGGCGGATGGAGCGCGTCACGGCCCGGTCGCCACCCCGGCGAGCGCGGCGGATGCCGCCCGACGGCCCTGCGCGCGCCGGGCGCCGCTGATCAGCACCAGCAGGGCGATCAGCACGTAGTTGGCGAGCAGGCTCGACCCGCCGTAGGAGACGAGCGGCAAGGTGATGCCGGTCAGGGGGATCAGCCGGGTGACGCCGCCGACGATCACGAAGACCTGGAGCGCGAACACGAACGTCAGACCGGCTGCGAGCAGGCGGCTGAAGTCGTCCGGCGCGCGGAGCGCGATGACGAACCCGCGGCCGACGAGCAGGAAGTAGAGGAGCAGGATCGCGGTGGTGCCGAGCAGCCCGAGCTCCTCGCCGATCGCGGCGAAGATGAAGTCGGTCGGCACGTCGGGGATGAGCTCGGGGTTGCCGCGTCCCCAGCCGACCCCGGCGACCCCGCCGGTACCCAGCGCGAACAGGGACTGGACCAGCTGGAAGCCGGCGCCCTGGGCATCGGCGAACGGGTCGAGCCAGATCTCGACGCGGGTCTGGACGTGGCTGAACGCCGTCCAGCTGAGGAACGCCCCGCCGCCGAAGAGCAGGCCCCCGACCGCGACGTAGGCGACCCTGCCGGTCGCCATGTAGAGCATCGCGACGAAGATGCCGAACACCAGCAGGCTCAGGCCGAGGTCCCGCTCGAAGACGAGCACCCCGAGCGACACCCCCCAGGCGACGGCGACCGGTCCGAACGCCCGTGCCGGCGGCACGTGGAGCGGGCCCAGTCGTGACGTCGCCGCGCTCAGGAGCGCCCGCTTCTCCGCGAGGTAGCTGGCGAAGAAGACCACCAGGCCGATCTTGGCGAACTCGCCGGGCTGCAGGCTGAACCCGCCGGGGATGCGCAGCCAGATGCGGCTCCCCCGCCCGAAGTCGGTGCCGAGCACCGGCAGCAGCGGCGTCATCAGCGCGATGACGGCACCGAGGCCGATGAGGTACCGGTAGCGGTCGAGCACCGTGTGGTCCCGCAGGAGCAGCACCGTGCCGCAGAACAGGCCGATGCCGACCATCGTCCAGATCGTCTGCAGCGGCGCGAGCGCGTTGTCGGCGGCGAGCGCGTGGTCGATGCGGCGGACCATGACCAGCCCGATGCCGTTGAGCAGGAACGCGATCGGCAGCAGCAGCGGGTCGGCGTGGGGGGCCAGGCGGCGGACGACGATGTGCGCCGCGGCGGCCAGCGCGACGAGGACCCCGCCGTAGGCCGCGAGGTCCGCGGGGATGGCCGGCTCGCGCGCCAGGTTGACCAGCACGTAGGCGCTGAGGGTGATGATGATCGCCAGGATCAGCAGCGCCAGCTGCGCGCCGCCACGCCGCCTGCCCTGCGGGGACCG
Encoded here:
- a CDS encoding TetR/AcrR family transcriptional regulator translates to MAGAGSARTAGGVDARPGPARSRARRGDGARLRREILDATTRLLVETGDEGAVSVRAVAERVGVTPPSIYLHFGDKGELIFECCRMLMGQLAVRVTEAVEGIRDPVERLRLAAHTFVTFGIENPEPYRITFMSPHHEVPDDFDIESYEGTHAFRLLTDMVADVRSPRVAPADPPHDAPHPTDEMWAMGLLAAFHGVTSLMVAKAVEPIDFPWPEVGPLVDHLLDVHLAAMTAGAAGGVAP
- a CDS encoding aminodeoxychorismate/anthranilate synthase component II, translated to MSAPPRVLLVDNYDSFTYNIAQEMGELGAAVEVARHDAFTLDDVEADAPDGIVISPGPGVPADAGISNDVIRRFAGEIPLLGVCLGHQCIAEVYGATIVPAPELVHGKTSAIHHDARGVFSGLPQSFDATRYHSLVADPATIPDELVVTARTGPGSAHPDLIMGVRHATLPVEGVQFHPESILTRVGMTLLGNFLASLPVRIG
- the pknB gene encoding Stk1 family PASTA domain-containing Ser/Thr kinase, which translates into the protein MSTTDGQDRRVVAGRYVLRGLLGQGGMADVELAYDEVLDRQVAIKMLHERYAGDDSFVERFRREAQSAAALNHPNVVGVYDTGSDAGRPYIVMEYIAGRTLREILKREGVLPRRAAEIAAEAAQALHFAHERGIVHRDIKPGNIMIGDDGRVKVTDFGIARAVNVESITQTSSIFGTAAYVAPEQAQGQRVDGRTDIYALGCVLFEMLTRQQPFTGESAVTLAYKHVSEAPPQPRSINPEISPQLEAVVLKALAKDPAQRYQTGREMADDLHRAVAGQQVSTSPTAAYAATQAIPRQAAGAAAPHDPTLVATRTTTTAEPERYYADEGPNTGRIVAYAFLVVLILALVGIAVYLFTTVTDGDEEDLAQVEIPASIIGIDQEQAQEILVDLGLQPAFGPAQSDPEAPPGAVLASDPPPGTTVDAGSTVTLTLSSGRGTVVIPNVADLTQAEAEETLEAAGLVVEEVITDEDDQVEEGLALRTQPGAGSQVEEGSSVTLVVSAGQQTFQMPFVVDLTAEVAREQIENACGREPGEPVCALVDVRTDASEVGEGRVIRSDPEAGEPVEIGSLVTITLSTPEPTETPPPDPEPTDEPEPTDEPEPTPTAQPTPTPPPTPTPTPTPGPAQPPTPPTPPGE
- a CDS encoding peptidoglycan D,D-transpeptidase FtsI family protein, which gives rise to MTRSIRRTAWTVFVLFGLLFLNLNWLQVIRADDLAEDPRNRRQLLAEYDIRRGSITVGRGGAQQTIASSRETDDQLRFLREYAEPELYAHVTGFHSFIFGRSQLEQRYNDFLQGSSPEALFRNLGDALQGRERQGDTVVTSIDPQVQAAAAQALAGQTGAVVALDPRTGDVLAMVSSPSYDPTLLSSHDGAQIRETWEALEADPSNPRLNRATSELYAPGSTFKVITAAAALERGVTPADTYPDPPFLDLPQTEAQIGNFARGRSCGDGRTVSLRRALEVSCNTTFGQIGLDLGAQALIETAEAFGLNADLEFDLPTATSRIPKELDPPQTAQSAIGQRDVRVSPLQMALVAAAIGNDGVMMRPRLVTEVQDFAGRTVRQYPAEARATQASASGVAISPATAEALTDMMVGVVADGTGSNAQVPGVQVAGKTGTAEQGDGEPPDTWFIGFAPADEPRVAVAVVVEGGGDAGESGTGGGVAAPIARTVLEAALAT
- a CDS encoding FtsW/RodA/SpoVE family cell cycle protein, producing the protein MADATGRSAATRSPQGRRRGGAQLALLILAIIITLSAYVLVNLAREPAIPADLAAYGGVLVALAAAAHIVVRRLAPHADPLLLPIAFLLNGIGLVMVRRIDHALAADNALAPLQTIWTMVGIGLFCGTVLLLRDHTVLDRYRYLIGLGAVIALMTPLLPVLGTDFGRGSRIWLRIPGGFSLQPGEFAKIGLVVFFASYLAEKRALLSAATSRLGPLHVPPARAFGPVAVAWGVSLGVLVFERDLGLSLLVFGIFVAMLYMATGRVAYVAVGGLLFGGGAFLSWTAFSHVQTRVEIWLDPFADAQGAGFQLVQSLFALGTGGVAGVGWGRGNPELIPDVPTDFIFAAIGEELGLLGTTAILLLYFLLVGRGFVIALRAPDDFSRLLAAGLTFVFALQVFVIVGGVTRLIPLTGITLPLVSYGGSSLLANYVLIALLVLISGARRAQGRRAASAALAGVATGP